CCAGGAAAATGGAAAGACAATCCAGAAGATCAAAGTTATTCCAAAGAGCCGGTTTTCTCCGGCATTTTCAGGATATATATACATCCTGGAGGATGATCCAAGGCTGTATAGTGTAGACCTTATGCTGACAGAGCATGCCCGGATCAATTTTGTGGACACTCTTCATATTAGTCAGCATTTTTCGGAAATAGGAGATATGCACTGGCTCCCGTCCGACATAACAATCCGCTTTAACGGAAAGGTACTGGGTTTTAACTTTGCAGGATATTATACAGCCCTATATAGTAATTACAAAACGGATCCCGTCTTGCCCGACGACTTTTTCGATGAGGAGATCCTTAAGATCGATACAAGTGCCAATAAATATAACGATACCTGGTGGGCAAACAACCGGCCGGTTCCGCTGACTCGGGAAGAGGAAGATAACTATGAACAGCATGATGTTATGGGGGACGCCCAGAAAACCAGGGCATATCAGGATTCGGTACAAAAAGAATTGAATAAGTTCAGGCCTCTCCGCTATATTGTAGCGGGACAACGAATAGAAAATGTATCAGAGAATAGCTTCTGGTACGTTTATCCTTTGCATAGTACCATATTTTACAATACGGTTGAAGGGTGGGGACTAAGGTTGCGGGCCAGGTATGTTAAACGGTTTAGCCCTTACAGGTCACTTGAGGCAGAGCCGAATATCAGGTATGGCTTTTCTAGCGAGGTTATGAATGCGAATGCAGAAATAACTTACCGGACAGATTCACTTAGGCACACCAGTTTTACAGTTAGAGGGGGGAGTGATTTTTTGGATTTAAACAATAGGGGAACCATTAATCTTTTCTATAACACCCTTACAACGCTCTTTGAAGGCAAGAACTATTTAAAGCTATATCAGGCTAAGTTTCTTTCCTTAAGCGGACAGCGTGAAGTTGCCGATGGCCTAATGTTTACTGCCGGGGCAGAGATAGCCAGACGTTTTCCGCTGCAAAACTCCTCATCGAATCCCGTATTCCGCAAAACAGCGGAAACCATTACATCAAATAACCCGCTAAGTCCAGGCTTTGAAACAGAGGTGTTTCCGGTGAATAACTCTCTTAGTATAGAAGCGAAAATTTCCTACACGTTCGGTCAGCAATATACCTCCAGGCCTGACGGTAAGATTTTTGAACCGGCCAGGTATCCCACTATAATGATTGACTACCGTAAAGGGATTCCCCGTATCTTGAAGTCGGCAGTTGATTATGATTTTATTTCGGCCGATTTATTTCAGGACAAGATCAGAACCGCGTTATGGGGATATAGCTCCTTTTATCTGTCGGCCGGAAAGTTTTTAAATACATCGTCACTTTACTTTCCCGACTGGCATCATTTCACAGGTAACCAAACCGCCGTTTATAATCCGCTTTTCCCTAATTTCCACTTTCTGGATTATTATGCTTTTGCTACCAACGACCGCTTTTTTGAAGCTCATTATGAACATAATTTTTCGGGTCGCTTTATCAGAAAAGTTCCTCTTTTAAGAAAGCTTAAACTCGAAGAAATTATAGGAGGGGCCTATCTAACTCAGCCTCAGAATAGTTATAAAGAGGCTTATATCGGATTCCAGCGCCTAATGTTTCGAATAGATTACGGGTTTTCCTGGACACCTGGCCGGGAGATGTATAGGGCATTTCGTTTGTTTTACGGTTTTTGACGTTTCAAGAGAGTTTGTTTCTTGTTTATCGCTGTTTTGATCTCTGATCTTGTGGATTATTAATTGTATTCCTTTTACTTTGTTCGTTGTTGATTGTTTATTGAATGATTTAATAGATTTTTTAGCATTATTCAGTAAAAAAAATAATCATTTTGATATCTTCTTTATTGAATAACATATAAATGTATGTTTTTTTAAAAAAAAGCTCGATAATTTTTTGTTTTTATTAAAGTTTGTACTATTTTCAAATAAAAATTCTCCATAGTATTAACTTTAATTTAGAAAAATGAAAAAATTGTTACCGTTTCTATTGTTAATTGTCGCGGTAGTGCTTGGTCTTGCATTCCCTTCTGTTGAATTATCAACCGTCGCTGAAAATAAGATCGACACAGGCGATACTGCCTGGTTACTAGTATCCACTGCTCTTGTATTACTAATGACCCCCGGTTTGGCTTTCTTTTATGGAGGGATGGTCCGGAAAAAGAACGTTATCTCAACAATGTTGCAGAGTTTTATTTGCATGGGGCTTATTACTGTTTTATGGGTAGTATTCGGGTTCAGCCTTGCTTTCGGCGAAGACGTAGGAGGGCTCGGAGTCATCGGTAATCCCGCTACATTTTTCATGATGAAAGGAATGCTTGGAAATGCATCATGGTCGCTTATGCCAACTGTTCCATTGGTGTTGTTTGCCATGTTTCAGTTAAAATTTGCAGTTATCACCCCTGCATTAATAACCGGCGCTTTCGCAGAAAGGATACGCTTTAATTCTTATCTCATTTTTCTTTGCTTATTTATGGTGTTCATTTATGTGCCTTTGGCACATGCAACCTGGCATCCCGATGGAATGTTCTTTAAGAAAGGGGTGCTGGATTTTGCAGGTGGCACCGTTGTGCATATGTCTGCAGGTTGGGCCGCTCTGGCTTCCGCAATCTTTTTAAAGAGCCGTACTAGTCCCGAGCATTCTCCTGCACGCATCAGTTATGTTATACTTGGAACAGGTTTACTTTGGTTTGGCTGGTTCGGTTTTAATGCTGGTTCTGCCGGCGGTGCTAATCCGCTTGCTGCTACGGCGCTCGCTACAACAACTACAGCCTCTGCTGCCGCTGCCATGGCCTGGGTGTTTTTCGATATGTTCAGAGGTAAAAAACCTTCAGCCTTAGGTGCTTGTATTGGCGCTGTTGTTGGTCTGG
The window above is part of the Arcticibacter tournemirensis genome. Proteins encoded here:
- a CDS encoding DUF5686 and carboxypeptidase regulatory-like domain-containing protein, translated to MLKALFIVFIFSVSVTYAQGPVQVSGKITDESGKPVSFASVFIKDTNISTMANETGNYRILLKPGNYMLTCRYVGFKSIEKEVNVQSSLVLNLTLEEDIYKLKEVNVTAGKDDAANSIVRSVISRRKFLRAVPSYQCDVYTKGIQKLLDAPKRILGTNVARTLNLDSNRQGILYQSETKSKFFFRYPQKKEVMEASKVAGDNQGFSFNRALDLQVNFYDNTLNWPALGNQSFVSPVAYNAFNYYRFKLIGSSQENGKTIQKIKVIPKSRFSPAFSGYIYILEDDPRLYSVDLMLTEHARINFVDTLHISQHFSEIGDMHWLPSDITIRFNGKVLGFNFAGYYTALYSNYKTDPVLPDDFFDEEILKIDTSANKYNDTWWANNRPVPLTREEEDNYEQHDVMGDAQKTRAYQDSVQKELNKFRPLRYIVAGQRIENVSENSFWYVYPLHSTIFYNTVEGWGLRLRARYVKRFSPYRSLEAEPNIRYGFSSEVMNANAEITYRTDSLRHTSFTVRGGSDFLDLNNRGTINLFYNTLTTLFEGKNYLKLYQAKFLSLSGQREVADGLMFTAGAEIARRFPLQNSSSNPVFRKTAETITSNNPLSPGFETEVFPVNNSLSIEAKISYTFGQQYTSRPDGKIFEPARYPTIMIDYRKGIPRILKSAVDYDFISADLFQDKIRTALWGYSSFYLSAGKFLNTSSLYFPDWHHFTGNQTAVYNPLFPNFHFLDYYAFATNDRFFEAHYEHNFSGRFIRKVPLLRKLKLEEIIGGAYLTQPQNSYKEAYIGFQRLMFRIDYGFSWTPGREMYRAFRLFYGF
- a CDS encoding ammonium transporter — its product is MKKLLPFLLLIVAVVLGLAFPSVELSTVAENKIDTGDTAWLLVSTALVLLMTPGLAFFYGGMVRKKNVISTMLQSFICMGLITVLWVVFGFSLAFGEDVGGLGVIGNPATFFMMKGMLGNASWSLMPTVPLVLFAMFQLKFAVITPALITGAFAERIRFNSYLIFLCLFMVFIYVPLAHATWHPDGMFFKKGVLDFAGGTVVHMSAGWAALASAIFLKSRTSPEHSPARISYVILGTGLLWFGWFGFNAGSAGGANPLAATALATTTTASAAAAMAWVFFDMFRGKKPSALGACIGAVVGLVAITPGAGFVSVPHSLVIGTVAAVVSNLVVIWRSRTNLDDTLDVFPCHGVGGMVGMLLTGVFASQNVNSGNTTGNGLYFGETHLFFTHLITLILVSAFAFFGSYILLVVTNMISRLRVSPEDEVRGLDASQHDEEL